In one window of Dokdonia sp. PRO95 DNA:
- a CDS encoding head GIN domain-containing protein encodes MTTLIKTILGILTALLVTSCQFDINLGQISGNGNVVTEDLNITEDFDEVVAGNGWEVFLEKGSTNAVILEADQNLVDAAEIYVKDGKLKIYCEDNIKSATSKKVFVTYSENLTDVSVNSGASLTTKETLTGDDIEFDASSGGTMRVQVSAKNVETDVSSGGVARISGSAERLDASVSSGGVARISKLKSVSAKADASSGGVMDVYASQDLKAEASSGGIINYYGSPRNVDKPKKSYSGGVIRSKE; translated from the coding sequence ATGACAACGCTCATCAAAACAATTTTAGGAATCCTTACTGCTTTACTCGTCACCTCTTGTCAGTTTGACATTAATCTAGGGCAAATAAGCGGAAACGGAAATGTAGTTACAGAAGATCTGAACATCACAGAAGACTTTGACGAAGTAGTCGCTGGAAATGGCTGGGAAGTATTTTTAGAAAAAGGAAGCACAAACGCCGTAATACTTGAAGCAGACCAAAACCTAGTAGACGCTGCCGAAATTTATGTAAAAGACGGGAAGCTTAAAATATACTGCGAAGACAATATCAAAAGTGCTACCTCAAAAAAGGTGTTTGTAACCTACTCAGAAAATCTTACTGATGTGAGCGTAAATAGTGGTGCAAGTCTCACTACAAAGGAAACACTTACTGGAGATGACATTGAATTTGACGCATCTTCTGGAGGGACAATGCGCGTACAAGTTTCTGCAAAAAATGTAGAGACAGATGTTAGTAGCGGTGGCGTGGCTCGTATCTCTGGTAGTGCAGAGCGACTAGATGCTTCGGTTTCTAGTGGTGGTGTAGCGAGAATAAGTAAACTCAAATCTGTGAGTGCAAAGGCAGATGCTTCATCTGGAGGTGTGATGGATGTTTATGCTTCTCAGGATCTTAAGGCAGAGGCCTCTTCTGGAGGAATCATAAATTACTACGGTAGCCCAAGAAATGTAGATAAGCCTAAAAAGAGCTACTCTGGCGGGGTTATAAGAAGCAAAGAATAA
- a CDS encoding helix-turn-helix transcriptional regulator, translated as MSFFGKNIRKIRTVKTLSQQSFAELFDLKRGTLGAYEEGRSEPKIDTVIKIANYFSIPIDDLLTKELTVNSLLKFKADLTTNHEQITKETFATIPCITPKNTNDYLLYNDREAFVADMPVLQLPVNPEKDFRAFTVDNLEMSSNDKGLFPKDIVIGEHIPKNVYKKLNNGHLILAVFNDRLVLRRCYLSGNTITLRADHKNIDDLEFPIKEIKELWRIRYVFYHRVPELADGLEEKMAMLEAQFMKIKAGL; from the coding sequence ATGTCATTCTTTGGTAAAAACATTCGAAAAATAAGAACCGTAAAGACGCTTAGTCAGCAGTCGTTTGCAGAGCTCTTTGACCTGAAAAGAGGGACGTTAGGGGCTTATGAGGAGGGCAGGAGTGAACCTAAAATAGATACGGTAATTAAAATTGCTAATTATTTTAGCATTCCTATAGATGACTTGCTCACAAAAGAGCTTACCGTAAATAGTTTGCTCAAATTTAAAGCAGACCTTACTACAAATCACGAGCAGATTACAAAAGAAACTTTTGCTACCATACCTTGCATCACCCCAAAAAACACAAACGATTATCTACTATATAATGACAGGGAAGCTTTTGTAGCAGATATGCCTGTCTTACAACTACCCGTAAACCCAGAAAAAGATTTCAGAGCCTTTACAGTAGATAACTTGGAGATGAGTAGTAATGACAAAGGACTCTTTCCAAAAGATATAGTAATAGGTGAGCACATCCCCAAAAACGTTTATAAAAAGCTCAATAATGGACATCTCATTCTAGCCGTTTTTAATGATAGACTAGTATTAAGACGTTGCTACCTCTCTGGTAACACTATCACCCTTAGAGCAGATCATAAAAATATAGACGACCTAGAGTTTCCTATAAAAGAAATTAAAGAACTCTGGCGCATACGCTACGTCTTCTATCACAGAGTGCCAGAACTGGCAGATGGACTAGAAGAAAAAATGGCAATGCTAGAAGCCCAGTTTATGAAAATAAAGGCTGGATTGTAA